The following DNA comes from Lemur catta isolate mLemCat1 chromosome 8, mLemCat1.pri, whole genome shotgun sequence.
cttgagcaagagcaagacccccgtctctactaaaaatagaaattatctggacagctaaaaatatatagagaaaaaaattacccgggcatggtggcacatggctataggcccagctactcgggaggctgaggccgaaggattgcttaagcccaggagtttgaggttgctgtgagcttgacgccacggcactctagcccgagcaacagagcgagactctgtctcagaaagacaaaaaacaaacaaacaaaaaaatcctatgCCCTGAATTTAAACTGGTATTTCTGTCAAATAAtcctaatatataaagaatattcaGTACACATTTggacttcaaaaacaaaataaaaatttgtgcaTCTGATTTTACTTTATTCCAAAAAAAGATTTGAGGTGAGGAATACAAACAAATGGTAAATAAATCACCTTAGTAAAGACTAAAACAGATTTAGTGGTAATCCATTATTACTTGCTTCCTCTTATCAATTTCAATTAGGTAGTCTACCAAAGAATAGAGTAAGAAAAGAATAGGTTAAGAGATAATTGTCATCACATGCATCTGTAGCCTAAactggttaaaataaaaaataacttttgactATTTTTGATGCAATTCACATCCCCAGTGCCTACCCTCAATTATTTATTCTCATCTATTTACCTATGAGACACTAAAATTTACTGGAtacaaatgttaaaagaaatttcagataCCAATTTTATGAGAAGCCAATTTAGAAATAAGTTCTTTCTCTAAGCTGCCCTTACTTTATATGCTTAACACAGGTGTTCAAATTTacctctcttttattttctgtagtctTTCTGGATCTCTTGAAGGTGCACTTTTAGTTTTATCACTTTTTCCATCAGCTGAATTCCAACCTGAAGGAATAATATCTACAGTGATCATGACGTTGTCGGTCAAATTACTTCCTAGTGTTGGGGGGACTGCAAATCGGAATAAGGAACCAGGAAGAATCCCTGCTATTCCTGCATTTCTTCCACCTTGAGCTGAATCTGATGTGGAGCCACCTGTTGTGGCACTGCTCGATGCTGCAGATGCTTGTGGTCTGTTGCCAGCTGCCCCAAGGGGATCACTCTGTGCTTCAAGGTGAACCACTTCATTTGGTTCTCTTCTAAAAATATGAGATCTAGCTGGTATATCAGAGGTAGGTATCCTTGAAGATTCATCTCTTCCCTCTCGCCTCCTTCTAGAAAACAAAGGTGTGCACCTATTTCTAAGTGAAGAAGATAACCATGGTCCTGTATTTCTACCTTCAGATTCTTGGTTAAAATTTTCTGAATCTGACTCAGAGCTATGATTTTGGCTAAGAGATGACAAACCCCATCTTCGCCTAAGAAATCGAAATCCCTGAGAAGCTTCAGATGCCCTATTATCAGGAACTTCAGAAGTTGATGTTGCATTACTACGAGACTGTGAAGCTGTCAAGATTCTCGGAGAAATGTAAGAATTTTCAGAACTCAGTGATCTTGTATTCAAGGAATCCTGACTAGATCTTCGTGAAAAAAAAGTAGATGACATGCTAGAAGCTATACGTGACAGCAATCTCCTGGTTGTTCGCCTACCTTCATTATCAGAAGATTCTTGAAATGATCTTTGAGATGAAACAACTCTTTCTGAATTGCTTACGGTTGGGGTTTCATCTCTACTTGAAACATAAGACAATCCAGGCTGTGTACTGCTTCGGGGAGATTCTGATTCTCTTGAAGAAAAATTTGATCTTAAAGAATTTCTGCTGGAGTCCCTAGAACTTGGTATGGTCTGATGTTCAGAAGGCAAATGGTGGTTTGTGGATGATGTATTCAACTGTAAAGTGCTCACTGAGTTATCTTTTGGTCTTGCTCCCTGTGAATATGAAGAAGGAACTCTGTCTTGAACatctatttttgaaaagaaggaaaggtaACCAATTATATGAAATAGTTTGAACATTgttaaatttgcatttattaCCTACTAATCACTGctaaaatgaaacaatgtattCAAACTGAATACTGCTATATTATAACTACAGATCttaaatattattatagaaaacacacaaatatttctctttatattcctTTTGGTAAAATCTAGTACTGGTGTGTAAAGtcaattttacaaatacaaaagaaagaaatgtgttatGAGCTTATGGAATGCAAACAGTCGATAAAGGTAAAACAGTTGAATTTATTAATCAGAAATTAATtgatggccgggtgcggtggctcatgcctgtaatcctagcattctgggaggtcgAAGAGGGAGGattactcaaggtcaggagttcaagaccagcctgagcaagagcgagacctcgtctctactaaaaatagaaagaaattatctggacaactaaaatatatatagagaaaaaattagccgggcatggtggcacatgcctgtagtcccagctattcgagaggctgaggcaggaggatagcttgagcccaggagtttgaggttgctgtgagctaggctgacaccacagcactctagcccgggcaacagagccagactcttgtctcaaaaaaaaaaaaaaaaaagaaattaattgatATGGTAGAAGAATAACTAGTAACCTGAGTATTTTAAATAGGCCAAATAACAATGTAAATGACtcttaattaaaagcaaaatcatCGTAGGAAACCTTGTGGAGATTTTTCATACTctgcaataaatataaaagtcattTGTAATTTTATGATAAACCTTGCTAACAGCTAAAAATCTCTCCAACCTTTTATCCTTCAAGTTACTAGCAGTGGTTCTTATCCCTGATAACTCAAGACACACCTCTGCTTTTTAATACTGGCTGGGAACTACAAATCAGAATAGGGTTCTGacatctgtatttaaaaaaaaaaacaacctagtGGTTTGAATCTTCAAATGAGATGAGAAACACTAAATTCCTTTGTGAGGAATACTCATTCATACACCTAGTGTAAGATCTACATTACTGTGCTAATGCATGGCACCTCCAGAAAGGATAAACTGTTACTGGCTAAATCTATTTCTATCCTGTACTTTTATACTCCCAAACTTAGAAGGTATTGGTACTAAAGCTCCTCCATCCAAAGCCaagcaaataaaaagatgttttcatttgtattaaataAAGCAAAGTCTTGCCCCAGTAAGAGTTATTAAAATAAcctaaatctttaaaaacaaaatgtattttcttctataaatcaAACTTCTATATAAATGAAACATGTACCctctatatgtatgtttttagatTAGTCAAGTGtagtagtgagaaggggggaaagaATAGGAGTTCAGTCTGTAACTGATTGTGAACAATCAACTGAGATAACTCACTACTTTTGGACCAGCCTGCCTGCTATATTTGTCAACTTCAATTACCACTTTTTCCCTTCATTTACTTAGTGTgatagttttgtttatttttgaaagcttAAGACTATGTACAATGATTGTGAGTCTTTATGTTgattcaa
Coding sequences within:
- the MARCHF7 gene encoding E3 ubiquitin-protein ligase MARCHF7 isoform X5 — translated: MESKPSRIPRRISVQPSSSLSARMMSGSRGSSLNDTYHARDSSFRLDSEYQSTSASASPFQSTWYSESEITQGARSRSQNQQRDHDSKRPKLSCTNCTSTSAGRNVGNGLNAVSDVQDRVPSSYSQGARPKDNSVSTLQLNTSSTNHHLPSEHQTIPSSRDSSRNSLRSNFSSRESESPRSSTQPGLSYVSSRDETPTVSNSERVVSSQRSFQESSDNEGRRTTRRLLSRIASSMSSTFFSRRSSQDSLNTRSLSSENSYISPRILTASQSRSNATSTSEVPDNRASEASQGFRFLRRRWGLSSLSQNHSSESDSENFNQESEGRNTGPWLSSSLRNRCTPLFSRRRREGRDESSRIPTSDIPARSHIFRREPNEVVHLEAQSDPLGAAGNRPQASAASSSATTGGSTSDSAQGGRNAGIAGILPGSLFRFAVPPTLGSNLTDNVMITVDIIPSGWNSADGKSDKTKSAPSRDPERLQKIKESLLLEDSEEEEGDLCRICQMAAASSSNLLIEPCKCTGSLQYVHQECMKKWLQAKINSGSSLEAVTTCELCKEKLQLNLEDFDIHELHRAHANEQAEYEFISSGLYLVVLLHLCEQSFSDMMGNTNEPSTRVRFINLARTLQAHMEDLETSEDDSEEDGDHNRTFDIS
- the MARCHF7 gene encoding E3 ubiquitin-protein ligase MARCHF7 isoform X6 translates to MESKPSRIPRRISVQPSSSLSARMMSGSRGSSLNDTYHARDSSFRLDSEYQSTSASASPFQSTWYSESEITQGARSRSQNQQRDHDSKRPKLSCTNCTSTSAGRNVGNGLNAVSDVQDRVPSSYSQGARPKDNSVSTLQLNTSSTNHHLPSEHQTIPSSRDSSRNSLRSNFSSRESESPRSSTQPGLSYVSSRDETPTVSNSERVVSSQRSFQESSDNEGRRTTRRLLSRIASSMSSTFFSRRSSQDSLNTRSLSSENSYISPRILTASQSRSNATSTSEVPDNRASEASQGFRFLRRRWGLSSLSQNHSSESDSENFNQESEGRNTGPWLSSSLRNRCTPLFSRRRREGRDESSRIPTSDIPARSHIFRREPNEVVHLEAQSDPLGAAGNRPQASAASSSATTGGSTSDSAQGGRNAGIAGILPGSLFRFAVPPTLGSNLTDNVMITVDIIPSGWNSADGKSDKTKSAPSRDPERLQKIKESLLLEDSEEEEGDLCRICQMAAASSSNLLIEPCKCTGSLQYVHQECMKKWLQAKINSGSSLEAVTTCELCKEKLQLNLEDFDIHELHRAHANEQAEYEFISSGLYLVVLLHLCEQSFSDMMGNTNEPSTRVRLQRMIPKKMETITEHLIFPNFI
- the MARCHF7 gene encoding E3 ubiquitin-protein ligase MARCHF7 isoform X4, which produces MESKPSRIPRRISVQPSSSLSARMMSGSRGSSLNDTYHARDSSFRLDSEYQSTSASASPFQSTWYSESEITQGARSRSQNQQRDHDSKRPKLSCTNCTSTSAGRNVGNGLNAVSDVQDRVPSSYSQGARPKDNSVSTLQLNTSSTNHHLPSEHQTIPSSRDSSRNSLRSNFSSRESESPRSSTQPGLSYVSSRDETPTVSNSERVVSSQRSFQESSDNEGRRTTRRLLSRIASSMSSTFFSRRSSQDSLNTRSLSSENSYISPRILTASQSRSNATSTSEVPDNRASEASQGFRFLRRRWGLSSLSQNHSSESDSENFNQESEGRNTGPWLSSSLRNRCTPLFSRRRREGRDESSRIPTSDIPARSHIFRREPNEVVHLEAQSDPLGAAGNRPQASAASSSATTGGSTSDSAQGGRNAGIAGILPGSLFRFAVPPTLGSNLTDNVMITVDIIPSGWNSADGKSDKTKSAPSRDPERLQKIKESLLLEDSEEEEGDLCRICQMAAASSSNLLIEPCKCTGSLQYVHQECMKKWLQAKINSGSSLEAVTTCELCKEKLQLNLEDFDIHELHRAHANEQAEYEFISSGLYLVVLLHLCEQSFSDMMGNTNEPSTRVRFINLARTLQAHMEDLESRWNFPSPDLLNLLLQIKPTEQNLKYILFSTKLQLPVKLNNTKVIDLGKYGMGK
- the MARCHF7 gene encoding E3 ubiquitin-protein ligase MARCHF7 isoform X3, whose amino-acid sequence is MESKPSRIPRRISVQPSSSLSARMMSGSRGSSLNDTYHARDSSFRLDSEYQSTSASASPFQSTWYSESEITQGARSRSQNQQRDHDSKRPKLSCTNCTSTSAGRNVGNGLNAVSDSSWRHSQVPRSSSMVLGSFGTDLLRERRDLERRTDSSISNLMDYSHRSGDFTASSYVQDRVPSSYSQGARPKDNSVSTLQLNTSSTNHHLPSEHQTIPSSRDSSRNSLRSNFSSRESESPRSSTQPGLSYVSSRDETPTVSNSERVVSSQRSFQESSDNEGRRTTRRLLSRIASSMSSTFFSRRSSQDSLNTRSLSSENSYISPRILTASQSRSNATSTSEVPDNRASEASQGFRFLRRRWGLSSLSQNHSSESDSENFNQESEGRNTGPWLSSSLRNRCTPLFSRRRREGRDESSRIPTSDIPARSHIFRREPNEVVHLEAQSDPLGAAGNRPQASAASSSATTGGSTSDSAQGGRNAGIAGILPGSLFRFAVPPTLGSNLTDNVMITVDIIPSGWNSADGKSDKTKSAPSRDPERLQKIKESLLLEDSEEEEGDLCRICQMAAASSSNLLIEPCKCTGSLQYVHQECMKKWLQAKINSGSSLEAVTTCELCKEKLQLNLEDFDIHELHRAHANEQAEYEFISSGLYLVVLLHLCEQSFSDMMGNTNEPSTRVRLQRMIPKKMETITEHLIFPNFI
- the MARCHF7 gene encoding E3 ubiquitin-protein ligase MARCHF7 isoform X2 — its product is MESKPSRIPRRISVQPSSSLSARMMSGSRGSSLNDTYHARDSSFRLDSEYQSTSASASPFQSTWYSESEITQGARSRSQNQQRDHDSKRPKLSCTNCTSTSAGRNVGNGLNAVSDSSWRHSQVPRSSSMVLGSFGTDLLRERRDLERRTDSSISNLMDYSHRSGDFTASSYVQDRVPSSYSQGARPKDNSVSTLQLNTSSTNHHLPSEHQTIPSSRDSSRNSLRSNFSSRESESPRSSTQPGLSYVSSRDETPTVSNSERVVSSQRSFQESSDNEGRRTTRRLLSRIASSMSSTFFSRRSSQDSLNTRSLSSENSYISPRILTASQSRSNATSTSEVPDNRASEASQGFRFLRRRWGLSSLSQNHSSESDSENFNQESEGRNTGPWLSSSLRNRCTPLFSRRRREGRDESSRIPTSDIPARSHIFRREPNEVVHLEAQSDPLGAAGNRPQASAASSSATTGGSTSDSAQGGRNAGIAGILPGSLFRFAVPPTLGSNLTDNVMITVDIIPSGWNSADGKSDKTKSAPSRDPERLQKIKESLLLEDSEEEEGDLCRICQMAAASSSNLLIEPCKCTGSLQYVHQECMKKWLQAKINSGSSLEAVTTCELCKEKLQLNLEDFDIHELHRAHANEQAEYEFISSGLYLVVLLHLCEQSFSDMMGNTNEPSTRVRFINLARTLQAHMEDLETSEDDSEEDGDHNRTFDIS